Proteins encoded by one window of Vidua chalybeata isolate OUT-0048 chromosome 10, bVidCha1 merged haplotype, whole genome shotgun sequence:
- the SSR3 gene encoding translocon-associated protein subunit gamma has protein sequence MAPKGGPGGRQQSEEDLLLQDFSRNLSAKSSALFFGNAFIVSAIPIWLYWRIWHMDLVQSAVLYSVMTLISTYLVAFAYKNVKFVLKHKVAQKREDAVSKEVTRKLSEADNRKMSRKEKDERILWKKNEVADYEATTFSIFYNNTLFLVLVIIASFFVLKNFNPTVNYILSISASSGLIALLSTGSK, from the exons ATGGCTCCCAagggcggccccggcggccgGCAGCAGTCCGAGGAggatctgctgctgcaggacttCAGCCGCAACCTCTCGGCCAAGTCCTCTGCGCTCTTCTTCGGCAACGCCTTCATCGTCTCCGCCATCCCTATCT ggcttTACTGGAGAATATGGCATATGGATCTTGTTCAGTCTGCAGTCCTGTACAGCGTCATGACCCTCATCAGTACCTATCTCGTGGCTTTTGCATATAAAAACGTCAAGTTTGTGCTCAAACACAA AGTAGCCCAGAAGAGAGAAGATGCTGTTTCCAAGGAGGTGACTCGCAAGCTGTCCGAGGCAGACAACAGGAAGATGTCCCGCAAGGAGAAGGATGAAAG GattctgtggaagaaaaatgaagttgcAGACTACGAAGCGACAACTTTCTCCATCTTCTACAACAACACCCTCTTCCTGGTCCTGGTTATCATCGCTTCCTTTTTCGTGCTGAAGAACTTCAACCCCACTGT aaacTACATCCTTTCTATCAGTGCTTCCTCAGGACTGATTGCTCTGCTCTCCACAGGATCCAAGTAG